A window from Bosea sp. ANAM02 encodes these proteins:
- a CDS encoding ABC transporter substrate-binding protein, which yields MTISRRSVLGAGLAGPLLASPFLLSPARAQRAAGIIRYGLSAFPPNLQPWVSTGASAGTVKMLINRSLVSYDSKGELRGELAESWSRDAEGAWVFKLRKGCVFHNGEPVTADDVKWSIEQIAGEKSTAYMRTQFQQIERIEIPDQQTVRLVTKGAQATLPTWFANYNTFVIWRKSSPSEPIGAGPFRLVGQERGTSLELAAFDKFYKPGIPKAKGIKFVVYADENLRNAALMSGDVDMIEYVPWQSMAAVQADPRLKLDTQEGPFMDVLFNGTKPPFNDPRVRRAVAHAVKREDIVKVAFFGRGKPLEGVPIVEGTPWYDKELAHGWNYDPARSKALLAEAGFADGFQTTLLATAQFGMHKDTAEIVQQYLAAIGIQAELQLPDWSTRVSRGSRGQYDMAIHGVSSDNNDPDGLTVVLDTSLSPTHGRSFKVEAPRTIAALAKGRAEFDQAKRVEIYKEMQRAALEEVPLVGLAWRQQGYGMDKGIQGFTNLPGALSTSSGNMLEETYFG from the coding sequence ATGACCATCTCTCGCCGTTCCGTCCTTGGTGCCGGTCTTGCCGGTCCGCTGCTGGCCTCGCCCTTCCTGCTCAGTCCCGCGCGAGCGCAACGCGCCGCCGGGATCATCCGCTACGGCCTCTCGGCCTTTCCGCCGAACCTGCAGCCCTGGGTCTCCACGGGGGCCTCGGCCGGCACGGTGAAGATGCTGATCAACCGCAGCCTCGTCTCCTACGATTCCAAGGGCGAGCTGCGCGGCGAGCTGGCGGAATCCTGGTCGCGCGATGCCGAGGGCGCCTGGGTCTTCAAGTTGCGGAAGGGCTGTGTCTTCCACAATGGCGAGCCGGTCACGGCCGATGATGTGAAATGGTCGATCGAGCAGATCGCCGGCGAGAAATCGACCGCCTATATGCGCACGCAGTTCCAGCAGATCGAGCGGATCGAAATCCCCGACCAGCAGACGGTGCGCCTCGTCACCAAGGGGGCGCAGGCGACGCTGCCGACCTGGTTCGCCAATTACAACACCTTCGTCATCTGGCGGAAGTCGAGCCCGAGCGAGCCGATCGGCGCCGGTCCCTTCCGCCTCGTCGGGCAGGAGCGCGGCACCTCGCTGGAGCTTGCCGCCTTCGATAAGTTCTACAAGCCGGGCATTCCCAAGGCCAAGGGCATCAAGTTCGTCGTCTATGCCGACGAGAACCTGCGCAACGCGGCGCTGATGTCGGGCGATGTCGACATGATCGAATATGTGCCGTGGCAGTCGATGGCGGCGGTGCAGGCCGATCCGCGCCTCAAGCTCGACACGCAGGAGGGGCCGTTCATGGACGTGCTCTTCAACGGCACCAAGCCGCCCTTCAACGATCCGCGCGTGCGCCGGGCCGTGGCGCATGCGGTCAAGCGCGAGGATATCGTCAAGGTCGCTTTCTTCGGGCGCGGCAAGCCGCTCGAAGGCGTGCCGATCGTCGAGGGCACGCCCTGGTACGACAAGGAGCTCGCGCATGGCTGGAACTACGATCCCGCCCGTTCGAAGGCGCTGCTCGCGGAAGCCGGCTTCGCCGACGGTTTCCAGACCACGCTGCTCGCGACCGCGCAGTTCGGCATGCACAAGGATACAGCCGAGATCGTCCAGCAATATCTCGCTGCGATCGGCATCCAGGCGGAATTGCAGCTGCCGGACTGGTCGACCCGCGTCAGCCGCGGATCGCGTGGCCAGTACGACATGGCGATCCACGGCGTGTCCTCGGACAATAACGACCCCGACGGCCTGACCGTGGTGCTCGACACCTCGCTTTCGCCGACGCATGGCCGCTCCTTCAAGGTCGAGGCGCCGCGCACGATCGCGGCGCTGGCGAAGGGGCGGGCGGAGTTCGACCAGGCCAAGCGCGTCGAGATCTACAAGGAGATGCAGCGTGCGGCGCTCGAGGAGGTGCCGCTGGTCGGCCTGGCCTGGCGCCAGCAGGGCTACGGCATGGACAAGGGCATACAGGGTTTCACCAACCTGCCCGGCGCACTCTCGACCTCCTCCGGCAACATGCTCGAGGAGACGTATTTCGGATGA
- a CDS encoding GntR family transcriptional regulator, whose translation MAMIEQDEMAALRGKPTRERVYLYVREQILRGRFLGGCFIEEEEISSALGVSRTPVREAFHRLEAERFIDLLPRRGALVRQVTAQELLDLYEARRMIEGHAIRRICREELPLPADMHAILAELERLPQGDYFNRVELNREFHFVMIAAVGNVVLSELYQSLGARQQRVAMTAINTDPSRVTRISKEHHALIAALSEWDEEKALAILEQHLRPIVGVTSRLPEQAGEL comes from the coding sequence ATGGCCATGATCGAACAGGACGAGATGGCTGCCTTGCGCGGGAAGCCGACCCGGGAACGGGTCTATCTCTATGTGCGCGAGCAGATCCTGCGCGGCCGCTTCCTCGGCGGCTGCTTCATCGAGGAGGAGGAGATCTCCTCGGCGCTGGGCGTTTCGCGCACGCCGGTCCGCGAGGCCTTTCATCGCCTTGAGGCCGAGCGCTTCATCGACCTGCTGCCGCGCCGCGGCGCGCTCGTCCGGCAGGTCACGGCGCAGGAACTGCTCGACCTCTACGAGGCCCGGCGCATGATCGAGGGCCATGCCATCCGCCGCATCTGCCGCGAGGAACTGCCGCTCCCTGCCGACATGCACGCGATTCTGGCTGAGCTGGAGCGACTGCCGCAGGGCGACTATTTCAACCGCGTCGAGCTCAACCGCGAGTTCCATTTCGTGATGATCGCCGCGGTCGGCAATGTCGTGCTGTCCGAGCTCTACCAGTCGCTCGGCGCTCGCCAGCAGCGCGTGGCGATGACCGCGATCAACACCGATCCGAGCCGCGTCACCCGCATCAGCAAGGAGCATCACGCCCTGATCGCCGCCCTCTCCGAATGGGACGAGGAGAAGGCGCTGGCGATTCTCGAGCAGCACCTGCGCCCGATCGTCGGCGTGACCTCGCGCCTGCCGGAGCAGGCAGGCGAACTCTGA
- a CDS encoding creatininase family protein produces the protein MATKTDPLVHMGTITGGEARELLKSNPVILLPMGSHEDQGPHAPMGDYLLAEKIAELAALQASKAGTRTLVAPVLPYGGADWFGPMVGGIAISQSTLTAVIAEMVDSLHRNGLTRIIVINGHGGNVGPISEVARELYQRERIVLPSLYLWRIAYGMLPGIVGAETSAKVSGHGADPLTSLGLHLFPELIRKDFIPAGKPMKRDPLLDLPFTGLGTASFDGAEVGMPNEYDEVYHAGVGKGDPTLCSAETGVKLAEKLTDVCARFIAHFASKVPA, from the coding sequence ATGGCCACCAAGACCGACCCGCTCGTCCATATGGGCACCATCACGGGGGGCGAGGCGCGCGAGCTGCTGAAGTCCAACCCCGTCATCCTGCTGCCGATGGGCAGCCATGAGGACCAGGGTCCCCATGCGCCGATGGGCGATTACCTGCTGGCCGAGAAGATCGCCGAGCTCGCCGCGCTGCAGGCGAGCAAGGCCGGCACGCGCACGCTGGTCGCGCCGGTCCTGCCCTATGGCGGCGCCGACTGGTTCGGCCCGATGGTCGGCGGCATCGCGATCTCGCAGAGCACGCTGACCGCGGTGATCGCCGAGATGGTCGACTCGCTGCATCGCAACGGCCTGACCCGGATCATCGTGATCAACGGCCATGGCGGCAATGTCGGGCCGATCTCGGAGGTGGCGCGCGAGCTCTACCAGCGCGAGCGCATCGTGCTGCCGAGCCTTTATCTCTGGCGCATCGCCTATGGCATGCTGCCGGGCATCGTCGGCGCCGAAACCTCGGCGAAGGTCTCCGGTCATGGCGCCGATCCGCTGACCAGCCTCGGCCTGCATCTCTTCCCCGAGCTGATCCGCAAGGACTTCATCCCGGCCGGCAAGCCGATGAAGCGCGATCCGTTGCTCGACCTGCCCTTCACGGGCCTCGGCACCGCGAGCTTCGACGGCGCCGAGGTCGGGATGCCCAACGAATATGACGAGGTCTACCATGCCGGTGTCGGCAAGGGCGATCCGACGCTCTGCTCGGCCGAGACGGGCGTGAAGCTGGCGGAGAAGCTGACCGATGTCTGCGCCCGCTTCATCGCTCATTTCGCGTCCAAGGTCCCGGCCTGA
- a CDS encoding ABC transporter permease codes for MSAAWLGRRLFLTLVMAWVVATIVFLALHMVPGDPAELLLSTSGAMPDPATVQELREKLGLDRPILVQYGQFLAGLARGDLGASLVDDYPVVKEIALRLPRTLELILAGTVIAVVIGVPAGVYAAVHRGGAFDRAASWITALLLAVPVFVVGTLLILLLAQTLRLMPAGGFVPFSQDPGQHLKLLALPAVAIAKGLAAVLFRMTRAATLDALAHDYVRTARAKGLAPKRVLIVHVLRNALNPVVTVLGLQMGTLLGGTVLVEYVFNWPGMSTPLLRAVEGRDYPMVVGIILTISVLFLLINLLVELLHAAIDPRVQHG; via the coding sequence ATGAGCGCGGCCTGGCTCGGACGGCGGCTGTTCCTGACCCTGGTGATGGCCTGGGTCGTCGCGACGATCGTGTTCCTGGCGCTGCACATGGTGCCGGGAGATCCGGCCGAGCTCCTGCTGTCCACCTCCGGTGCGATGCCCGACCCGGCGACGGTGCAGGAACTGCGCGAGAAGCTCGGGCTCGACCGGCCGATCCTGGTCCAGTACGGCCAGTTCCTGGCGGGACTGGCACGCGGCGATCTCGGCGCCTCGCTGGTCGACGATTATCCGGTCGTGAAGGAAATCGCGCTCAGGCTGCCGCGCACGCTGGAGTTGATCCTGGCGGGGACTGTGATCGCGGTTGTGATCGGCGTGCCCGCCGGCGTCTATGCGGCGGTCCATCGCGGCGGCGCCTTCGACCGTGCCGCCTCCTGGATTACCGCGCTGCTTCTCGCGGTGCCGGTCTTCGTCGTCGGGACACTCCTGATCCTGCTGCTGGCGCAGACGCTGCGCCTGATGCCGGCCGGCGGCTTCGTGCCCTTCAGCCAGGATCCGGGCCAGCATCTCAAGCTCCTGGCCCTGCCGGCCGTCGCGATCGCCAAGGGCCTCGCCGCCGTGCTGTTCCGCATGACGCGGGCGGCGACGCTGGACGCGCTCGCCCATGACTATGTCCGCACGGCGCGCGCCAAGGGGCTGGCGCCCAAGCGGGTGCTGATCGTCCACGTTCTGCGCAATGCGCTGAACCCGGTCGTCACCGTGCTCGGCCTGCAGATGGGCACGCTGCTCGGCGGTACGGTCCTCGTCGAATACGTCTTCAACTGGCCGGGGATGTCGACGCCGCTGCTGCGCGCCGTCGAGGGGCGCGATTATCCGATGGTGGTCGGCATCATCCTGACGATCTCGGTGCTGTTCCTGCTCATCAATCTGCTCGTCGAGCTGCTGCACGCGGCGATCGATCCAAGGGTGCAGCACGGATGA
- a CDS encoding ABC transporter permease, whose amino-acid sequence MKRRGVHRLFLPGGIVAAILLLAIAAPLLPLPDPIRQDVARRLAGPMSGSWLGRDEFGRDVLSRLVWGARTSLSVAFVSASFAGLVGITLGLIGGWARSWGAFLTVRSVEIIMCFPPVLLALLVVTLLGPGAGTLILVLSVLYLPGFARVTYAEVLAVKGRDYVEATRALGATPSHLLFRTVLPNIAGPLLVQFSLAVAAAVVIESGLSFLGLGVVPPAPSWGLMIRGARSTMEQAPLLLLWPCAVLTLTILAMNLLCDALRDVLDPRTSER is encoded by the coding sequence ATGAAGCGGCGCGGCGTCCATCGGCTCTTCCTGCCCGGCGGCATCGTGGCTGCGATCCTGCTCCTTGCGATCGCGGCGCCGCTGCTGCCGCTGCCCGATCCGATCCGGCAGGACGTGGCGCGGCGGCTCGCCGGGCCGATGTCGGGCTCCTGGCTCGGGCGCGACGAATTCGGCCGCGACGTGCTCTCGCGTCTGGTCTGGGGCGCCCGCACCAGCCTTTCGGTCGCCTTCGTCTCGGCAAGCTTCGCAGGGCTCGTCGGCATCACGCTCGGCCTGATCGGCGGCTGGGCCAGGAGCTGGGGCGCCTTTCTCACGGTGCGCAGCGTCGAGATCATCATGTGCTTCCCGCCGGTGCTGCTGGCGCTGCTGGTGGTGACGCTGCTCGGCCCCGGCGCCGGAACGCTGATCCTCGTGCTTTCGGTGCTTTACCTGCCCGGTTTCGCGCGCGTGACCTATGCCGAGGTGCTGGCGGTGAAGGGGCGCGACTATGTCGAGGCGACGCGGGCGCTCGGCGCGACGCCGTCGCATCTGCTCTTCCGCACCGTCCTGCCCAATATCGCGGGCCCGCTGCTGGTGCAGTTCTCGCTCGCCGTCGCCGCCGCCGTGGTGATCGAGAGCGGCCTGTCCTTCCTGGGACTGGGCGTCGTGCCGCCGGCCCCGTCCTGGGGGCTGATGATCCGCGGCGCGCGCTCGACCATGGAGCAGGCCCCCCTGCTGCTGCTCTGGCCCTGCGCCGTGCTGACGCTCACCATCCTCGCCATGAACCTGCTCTGCGACGCGTTGCGCGACGTTCTCGACCCGCGCACCAGCGAGCGTTGA